CATAGTTGGAGAATTCACAAACACAAATGCATAATATCTTGTGTCATTATATACAAATAAGTTTTGGCCTATATAAGGTATACTAACTTTTTACTCTCATTGAACTGCTTCAACTCCTTCAGGAAACCTTCTCTGTCCTTTATGTAGTTGCTGGatttagtatttatttgtgatttagCCATTATAACAGTACAAGCGAACGGCTTTTAACGCACActtaaaatgcaaaataccGACACTCACGGATAGCGTCACGCTATGATAGAACTTTTAAAAGAACATGGATGTCACATAACTATGTATTATATCAATTTTATCTcataattattaaagaaaacGCAAATTTTCAATAATATGAACAGTTTGCTTGGTTTTCTTTGACATTGACAGCAAGCCGGACGAACCAACGACGCTTGTTCGTTGCGTTGCCAGTGCAAAAATAACTGTAACGAGAATAGAATGGCGTCCTAGcctcctagccgattgtcggccacggcagCTATTCTCATACAAGAAAATCAGCCAGCTGTACAGAACTTGTCTTATGGTGAAACTACACTTTGTCATTAGCGAACATTAGCGAGACCGGAGAGAGTTAAGGCGCAGCAGGACCTTTCCCACGgctgtatcaatcaccaatttccagacTCCGGGTTGctctgtgaaagtttctaaaacccaaaATGCGATACGCAGTAAGAGAATCTGAGAACCCAAAACTCCTGCACACAAAACACAAATCAACATGTTGCGCAAAACGGCTGCTGTGTCTGGTTTCAGATGGGTTTCAGAACGGACTGTAACGTCAATGTCATTTGCTTGACACTTGACAGTTTGTCATAAACATGCTTGAAAGCCGTGtgattatttataatttctagGTTATAAAGTTCGTACATTCTCCgtgtttttaaagtaaattacttttaaaatggtGAAGAAGAAAATAGATAACCGTATAAGGGTTATGATAGAGAATGGCGTTAAATTGGGACACCGAACAATGATTATCCTTGTGGGAGACAAAAGTAGAGACCAAGTAAGCACattgaattgtatttttaaactacCAAACATTATGTGCATGTTTAAACCGTGAAGTATAAAACAAGAATATATGCATGTGGTATTTGTTACATTGAACAAAAGTGATATGGCCAATGATTCAAGAGGAAAGCGAATTACAAGCTAGCATAAACTCCTCTCTTCATTGGGTTGTATTACAAAGCCTGACTCGTGcctgttttatttgattaagaCCTAAgtagacatgggaaaaacgtatcattgaaaagaaaagattgatatgtatcttttgatcactgggatatgtatcactcttttgtatctctatatcctttcgaatccgcgagtgacattgtactgttgctcagagtgactcgcttcgttcaattcaatccaatgtatcactaaattagtacgaactaagagtgatagattcgtttaggatagatagattcgtataacagtttataatatatttaagtttatttttttattatttttaaatttctatttttcattttgaatttaagtttacgatttatataattggctgttaaagccgtgtaaatcgaagaaataaataaaaataatggtcaaacacttattctcggtatcgagaaagtgTGACAGAATattctaagtagggaagtgcgaaagagatgtctgggctttccgatgagaaaccgtgacgccagccgctcaacgctgtgtgtgcgagtgaaacacagatacaaacggacgacggattgaatgagttgttaaagatacactgatacattcggatttgaactgatacaaagagtgagtgataagaacggaaagatacatatcttttttatctatcactcctgagttacccatctctagaCCTAAGTTCACAGAAAGTTTTATATGCACAAAAATATAGTAATCTTCCTCCTGGGAtaggggcaggaggatgattatactcataataaacagttattttaagaaaactgatgtcTATATACATAAACCGATGTCTACTGGTTTTACTAACATGATTTGTGatttgtaattgtgtttgtGTTATGTAAAGAATTCTATGGACGAACTTGGtctgaaataaagatttattattatattatatatattatatatatcggcctgatattattttaacttgggtctaaataacttaaaacaatCTTGTACAGAGagagtttgttttctttcagGTTCCAATTTTGTATGATATGCTTGTAAAGTCTACCGTCAAGGCTAGGCCTACAGTTCTTTGGTGCTATAAGAATAAGGATGAAGCTATTAGCAAGtaagtttcaaataaaatttaatatttaattttctaactgtgtttcggatggcacgttaaactgtaggtcccggctgtcattgaacatcgttggcagtcgttacgggtagtcagaagccagtaagtctgacaccagtctaaccaaggggtatcgggttgcccgggtaactgggttgaggaggtcagataggcagtcgcttcttgtaaagcactggtactcagctgaatccggttagactggaagccgaccccaacatagtttgggaaaaaggctcggaggatgatttaaTTTTCTAAATCAACCAACTAACTACTGATTAGTACTGATTACTGAACTcaatatatacatttttttgtaataaaactatttacaaaacaagTAAGTATGTGCGACAGGGAAAAATTTGACTCATCAGGGAAATCATCTTATTGTGAAAAAAGTACAAGTTGTACTTAACTTGATTATATGCATAGcatgataaaaaatatcctttactTCTAGTCATGGACGTAAAAGAGCAAAGAAAATAGCTGCAGGCAAGCTGGAGGTGTCGGAAGAATCTCTGTTTGATGCGTTCAGAGTGGCTACCACTATACATGGACGGTATTACTCTGAGAGTCACACCATGCTCGGTCAGACATATGGCATGTGTGTGTTACAGGTAATATGCATTTTGTAACAGCAACTTTTTGTGGAAATTTTAAACAATTACCAAGATATTACCACAATTATACTTAATGattttatgaatataaaattTGCACTCCATCTCGCTTCTATTACATTAATTCATTCAGTGTAAGGGTTAATTAACATATATAATCCTAATCGGCTGATCTGGTTctgaaatgatattttaatgaaaaataaaaacatactatatactacacattataatttaatttttgtattgcATTAAATACCCTGATTTTCTACTAGCTGGCAACAAAAAATGCcatataatgataaaatattattttacaggaTTTTGAAGCCCTCACTCCCAACTTGATGGCGCGTACAGTGGAGACTGTAGAAGGAGGAGGTTTGATTGTATTCCTGCTCAAATCCATGGACTCCTTGAGACAGTTGCATTCTATTACCATGGATGTTCACTCCAGGTAAATATCATATTGCTTGGGAATGTTTCCATAGGAAACTACTTTACGTTCATATAAATGCTAGTGGTGTcctaaattaagtaaataatttaactcTGACTTATTGAACTCAGTAAAGGTATATGTTCTTAtgactatattattataaaaaaaattctgcattttaacaaaatattataaactaaaaatatacaacCTCAGGATCCAGTAAATACAGCACATTGTTCATACAAAGACgtgttattaaaacttttttgtctgatatttttttcttctcattcttaaaaaataattcactaGCATTGTTCCATTTTCAGATTCAAAACTGAAGCGCACGACACAGTAGTGAACCGCTTTAACGAGAGATTCCTCCTATCTCTAGCTGATCACCCTCGGTGCTTAGTACTGGATGACTCTCTCACAGTTCTGCCTATATCCTCGAAGACTGCTCAAGTGGAGCCTGTTGATGTTACTCCTGAGGTGAGTAAGAAGTTTATATTGAGTGATTAACTGGCTTTCGTTGAAAATATCtattactgatattataaatgcaaatgaACTCATTTGTTTGTAATGCTTTAATGTTGAAACAGCTGaattaattgaattgaaatttAGCATAGGCTTAGGTTGCAAAGGCTTTTTTATCAGGGGACCAGACACACGAAATCCACCATTGTATTTTTTCATTAGGGAGTAAAAAAATCGGAGATTTGATTTCCTTCCATTAACACTACAACGTCAAGATTTCACTATTATAAATGACTTTATTATCTTATACAGCAATTGCACCATCCCTTATTAGTTTTTACTTTATGCTGTTTTAGGATAGTTTgcgttttattgaaaatatttatagtgtTGCAGATATTCCACTAATAATTTTGACtcactaatattatttttactttacaatCTTTTttacaagaataaaataaagccttaatttcatattttcagCGTGTGAACCCAAAACTGACTGAACTAATATCGTCGCTATCGGACTCGCCGCCGGCCGGGCCGCTTGTCGCGTTGTGTCGCACTTACGACCAGGCGACCGCGCTAGTCGCACTTATTAACACACTCGCTGATAAACAGACCAGGTAagttcaataaatatttgatccTAACAGATTCTTAAAAGGAAAACTAGATTATGTTttaaggttgtttatttaacaATGTCAGCTGGttgcttaaattaaaaaataaatattttttatattttacctaaGTTAAAATTTGATGTAAGCTGTGGTCTTTTGCATGTGTAATAtacctcaaagtaatttttaatgTCTTAGTTTAACTCGCAAACTTCTTACAATTATCCGATTATCGTAAtccgaaattatttttataaaaaaaaaagtttttcgaAAAAGCTAATAGGGTTACATTTAAATTGTAAGAACTTTCAGAGTTAAATAAACCTTTCGAACAAAAGAAGCGCACCTATTGTAAAAATACCGAGAAAACCCTCATTTACCCATTATTCTTTCCCCAGACCGCCTCACTGCCTCACAGCTGCCCGAGGCCGAGGTAAGTCCGCCTGCCTCGGCCTCTCGATCGCCGCAGCCGTTGCTCTCGGCTACGTCAACATCTACGTCACTTCCCCGCATCCAGAAAACTTAATCACGTTATTCGAGTTCTTACTAAAaggactcgatgcgtgcctttATCAAGAACATATCGATTACAATATTGTAAGGTCGACGAACCCGGATTTTAAGAAGGCGATTATAAGAGTCAATATTGCCAGGAATTCGAGGCAAACTGTGCAGGTGAGTTTGAATAgtaatactttttatatttctagaTAAAATTGGTAactacattaataaaatattcctcaAAATTAGTAATTGcttatcgactgcaagcaagcaatacctcctatctgactccgggtggattttaaaggggaaaaataaaacttaataaaatccttattccgaggaaggtataatgagatactgaaaatccaagttttctttttctaagcatagtattgattaataaagttttttgtttttattttgaatctaaaggtagtttatggtagatacaagttttttggttttttgaaacaaaaatgtcagataggaggtattgcttgcttgcagtcgttATGTATTTGTGGAATTTATAAGCGAGGAGGAGCTCGTGGATAAGTAACAGCCGCGCGGATCCATCGATCCTAAGGTTAAAGAACGCTTGGCGCTTTCTGATGTATGGGTGTCGTGTGGTGGAGGGGTGCCCATCTTGTCACGACGAGTTCCTTCATGTTTCGGAAGACACAATCAATTGGTGGGctggctatcatttgaacatctgtgacagtcgttacggattagaaatcagaaagtctgacaaccagtcttgccaagggaTACCAGTTTACTCCGATAATTCACAGGATTGAGCACTGGTACTGAACTACATCCAGTCAAACTTGAAGCCGAACTCAACAAAGTTGCGAAAAGGCAATGCAGAtgataatattatgtgtaaataaatacatcttGTCCCCAGTACATAACCCCGGACGAGCACACACTCATGTCGGCAGCTGACTTGGTCCTAGTAGACGAGGCCGCCGCCATTCCCCTCAGCCACGTGTCGGCCGCAGCCACGCGTGCGCCACTGGCGCTGCTGTCGTCCACGGTGTCGGGCTACGAGGGCACGGGGAGAGCGCTGTCATTGAAACTGTTCGCCAAGTTGCAGACGCAGCATAATGCTCCGCCACCGGTGAGTGTATTAGTGCTGACAGAGTATCATCCCCCTGCGCCACGTGTCGGCCGCAGCCACGCGTGCGCCACTGGCGCTACTGTCGTCCACGGTGTCGGGTACTTGTCCGATTCAAAAGATatgaaaatgttacaaaaaaaaagtgttttattcTAAATTCGTGAACAATGACATACTACAACAATGACAATGACTAAATAATGACATTCATTTGATTGCTCACTGTATCTGAGTGAGCAATCGGGCGTTTATTTGGGGCTCTCATCTAAAATTGACTATCAAAACTTGATTTTTTATCTACTTTAACTTATAAACtttctatttactttatttttttaacattttagaTAAAACTAGAAGAACCAATACGTTACCGTTCCGGCGACGCTGTAGAGGCGTGGCTTAACTCCCTCCTGTGCCTGGAAGCCCCGCCCCCGTCCGTAGGGGCGGGCGCCCCGCCCCCCGCCGCCTGTGAACTTTACCGCGTTAATAGAGACGCCTTGTTCTGTTACCATAAAGCTGCTGAAGCCTTTCTGCATAGAATGGTCGCTATTTACGTGGCTAGTCATTATAAGGTAAGGATTCTCTTCTTTGGATAACTGAAAAAATCTCCTTAAAAATTACCACATTTTTGACACATAATTGGTACAATCCgccatattttttatctacacctttgtatttatatttatttattactagctgttgcccgcgacttcgtctgcgttcTCGTgcatttaatcgttcattgctcatcccccgtaggcgATAGCgagataatatatagcctatgtgttgaaccggcccccaggtaatagtcatgcaaaatttgatttaaatccatgcagtactttttgagtcgtggtggcctagtgggtaaaggaccaacctctcaagtatgagggcgcaggttcgatcccaggtcaggcaagtactaatgcaacttttctaagtttgtatgtactttctaagtatatcttagacatcattggctgtgtttcggatggcacgttaaactgtaggtcccggctgtcattgaacatccttggcagtcgttacgggtagtcagaagccagtaagtctgacaccagtcaaaccaggggtatcgggttgcccgggtaattgggttgaggaggtcagataggcagtcgcttcttgtaaagcactggtactcagctgaatccggttagactggaagccgaccccaacatgattgggaaaaaaggctcggaggatgatgagtactttttgagtttatccgggacaaacatacagacaaacagataaacagacatacagacaaaaattctaaaaactacatatttggattcagaatcgattatggatcaccccccaagtattctttaaaaaaaatattcaatgtacagttttgactttcctatcattttattatatgtatagatttatttatttctcaacctTATCACTAACATTACAGATAGGTGCAATCTAATGCGGCACTTAtttaacttacaaaaataaaataaaaacataaccctTTTTGGCATTCGAGTAGTTAAAAACACAagatatttacacaaaatatattaaaaaaaaaaaatatacaataaaataaaacaataaaaaacaaaagtatgTACTGTAATCCTAATctagtttataaaataatataaacaaaatcatccttgcgtgtattaaaaaaaaaaaatgcggaTCTgctcaaaaaatataacaagatcaaaaataaaatatattcagcaTCTAATAAGTACCACATTTATGTGATTTGAATTATCAAGAAAACAATAACACAAATAcagtacaaatacaaatacaaatagccTTTATTACTGATAAtgaaattattacataaatattaaatacattcaatttctacataatttccaaatctaattatattatttattataacttaCATTATAACCTTTTTTCTTATAGTACAATTaattgatttatattattacatttaaattttaatcatGCATATTCTTAGgaattaaattagttaatgGTTCGTTACTTCTTTTACTCTTCGACATCGGTATCGGTCTCGGTATTATCAGTTTGCCGTTTGGCATAGGCCTCCCCTAGGCTTTTCCATGTATCCCTGTTTGCGGCTTTTCTTTGCCATGTAGTCCCAGCTATCTTTCTGATATCGTCCTCCCATCTCATTTTTGGACGCCCTTTCTTTCTTTTCCCATCTCGTGGGTACCATTCAGTTACCTTTTTAGTCcatttgtcatttttgtttCTCATCAAATGGCCTACCCAGTTCCATTTAAGATTTTTCATTGTGTAAGTGACATCTATGATTTTTATCTTTCTCCTGAtacttttaagtttaattttgtcTCTTAACTTCAGGTTAAGAATGCTCCTTTCCATTTTGTTCTGACATACTCTGAGTGCTCCACTCTGTTTGCCAGTAAGATCCCAGGTCTGTGCTCCATACGTTAAACATGGTAATATGCATGAGTTAAACACAGTAGTCTTATCTTTCAAGGATATGTGTGGGTTCTTCATTACTTCCTTCAGGGACCAGAACTTTTTCCAAGCTTTACTTATTCTTATGTTAATTTCTTTCTGCGTCTGTTCTTCCGGTACAATAATTTGCCCCAGATATACATATTCATCAACATATTCTATCTGGTTAGTGTCTACTATCTGGTTACTTTGGTTTTGTCTGGATTCATGGACAAACCTACAATATTGCTTTCTGTATTCAATTGCGTTAGCATTATTTCCAAGCCTTGCTGGTTTTCGTTAAGCAAAATCAGGTCATCTGCAAATCTAAGGTGATTTAGCTTTTCGCCATTTATATTTATCCCAAAAGCATCCCAATTGAGTTTTCTAAATATATGTTCTATCACAGCCGAGAATAATTTTGGTGAACCTTGGCGTACTCCCTTTTTGATTTTGAAGGGCACTCCTTTTCTTTCTGTCtggattttttaagaaaacaataACACAGAATTACATAAATCACACAATTTCCAACTCTACACCCAAGACAATAAAGTCCAATTCCCCGTACAGAACAGTCCGAACGACATACAACTGCTGGCGGACGCGCCGGCGCATTGCCTGTTCGTGTTGCTCGCGCCGACGCCGCCCAGTAGCACCAGCATGCCGGAGATACTCTGTGTCATACAGATGTGTCTAGAAGGCAATATTTCTGACAAGTAAGTGACCatttacaagatttttttatctttatattgATAATACCTAGAAATACGGAAGTAATACTGTCTGACTGACCAGGTTACACACTACTAACATAATAAAAAGTAGTGAATcaatttcaatgaaattttgtacacaGATAGTCGAATCTATAGCTTTAGAAAGgacgtaggctacttttaatccacTTGGGACGTGGatggaaccgcgggaaacagctagtttattataCCTGTCTTGCACACCAATGATTAACAGCGGAGGAAAACATCGTTGAGGAAACCTGGTATTAAAAATCTGAAATTACCAATCTGCCTTTTAAATGGTGATTTACGTGTATTCCTTCTCTGTGAGATAAGCTTGTCAAAAGTTGCctactatgtatatgtatgtatagtgaAAATTGTTGCGCAAATTGAGACTTCAAAGACTACCTTCGAAAAAGC
The Helicoverpa zea isolate HzStark_Cry1AcR chromosome 13, ilHelZeax1.1, whole genome shotgun sequence DNA segment above includes these coding regions:
- the LOC124635854 gene encoding RNA cytidine acetyltransferase, which gives rise to MVKKKIDNRIRVMIENGVKLGHRTMIILVGDKSRDQVPILYDMLVKSTVKARPTVLWCYKNKDEAISNHGRKRAKKIAAGKLEVSEESLFDAFRVATTIHGRYYSESHTMLGQTYGMCVLQDFEALTPNLMARTVETVEGGGLIVFLLKSMDSLRQLHSITMDVHSRFKTEAHDTVVNRFNERFLLSLADHPRCLVLDDSLTVLPISSKTAQVEPVDVTPERVNPKLTELISSLSDSPPAGPLVALCRTYDQATALVALINTLADKQTRPPHCLTAARGRGKSACLGLSIAAAVALGYVNIYVTSPHPENLITLFEFLLKGLDACLYQEHIDYNIVRSTNPDFKKAIIRVNIARNSRQTVQYITPDEHTLMSAADLVLVDEAAAIPLSHVSAAATRAPLALLSSTVSGYEGTGRALSLKLFAKLQTQHNAPPPIKLEEPIRYRSGDAVEAWLNSLLCLEAPPPSVGAGAPPPAACELYRVNRDALFCYHKAAEAFLHRMVAIYVASHYKNSPNDIQLLADAPAHCLFVLLAPTPPSSTSMPEILCVIQMCLEGNISDKSVRDSLGRGRKAAGDLIPWNICEQFGDKDFPKLSGARIVRIATHPSYQRMGYGKRALQQLSAYYSGDVPCLDEEHSDDDDVNANGNTNTLHTENIVPRSKPPTLLKRLTEVRAEHLDYLGTSFGLTEELLKFWKSQKYVPVYLSQKANELTGEHSCIMLRALGEASWLSAYSADFRRRLARLLPRALRKLPASLALTTLVNDNVKVDKPALTKELIGQHLSGHDLARLEAYTRQQADYRLITDLLASLANLVFLAKTTAKLDAIQQVLFIAMGFQMKDVDDIASELGLPGSQILAKFFEACKKINASLNAVLEDSVAKEIGIDDKNTDDVSMGPVKQSLQEELSKAAKDLERKQRKELSRLMGEDLAQYRIKGSDLDWGQALAGTKQKQLVSVKSGEKRLGDDSKEIDDLIEAHSQKKKKKKKHVRNQE